A section of the Balearica regulorum gibbericeps isolate bBalReg1 chromosome 6, bBalReg1.pri, whole genome shotgun sequence genome encodes:
- the CATIP gene encoding ciliogenesis-associated TTC17-interacting protein isoform X3 encodes MEPPPECRQETPALTDAAAEFLSLIGPEELERCLFAETLEVVAAGGRPGDQTRGQWWVAARWAPYERAGEPVRSCLLVQAGSRGRQDGVPFSSALKAYVSPQLETLEQEEQEQLEVTGVVMLRAHPVERRTHMVSHQHGITVTKTLREGQEEMQRRSFSYSKAELQGLLPEGASLLLLRVLACQRAVPPGLVFPAIDTEGHLCTSSYQAVGSVEAEVFVIERAVHAGTGISTVWHSSFLPSGRLARLVQVGCPMLMLLQDESILSETGRVKPRTPFPKQPLDWEEDIQLYSWFLDRKEELQASHSTYIQQHPELQALLADFLHALLLQQPHDPVSFAVQFFSFQHPPGTPFTSRAASPLPSPLHGRPPADRE; translated from the exons ATGGAGCCCCCCCCCGAGTGCCGGCAGGAGACCCCCGCCCTCACGGACGCAGCCGCCGAGTTCCTGAGCCTCATCG GGCCGGAGGAGCTGGAGCGCTGCCTGTTCGCCGAGACGCTGGAGGTGGTGGCAGCGGGCGGGCGGCCGGGGGATCAGACGAGAGGCCAGTGGTGGGTGGCAGCCAGGTGGGCACCCTACGAGCGGGCGGGCGAGCCGGTGCGGAGCTGCCTCCTGGTACAAGCCGGCTCCCGCGGCAGGCAGGACGGCGTGCCCTTCTCCAGCGCCCTCAAAG cctaTGTGAGCCCACAGCTGGAGaccctggagcaggaggagcaggagcagctggaggtgaCTGGTGTGGTGATG ctcagagcACACCCTGTGGAGAGAAGGACCCACATGGTGAGCCACCAGCATGGGATCACTGTCACCAAGACCCTCCGGGAGGGACAG GAAGAGATGCAGCGCCGGAGTTTCTCTTacagcaaggcagagctgcagggactGCTGCCAGAGGGTgccagcctcctgctgctgcgGGTGCTGGCGTGCCAGCGGGCAGTGCCCCCAGGCCTCGTCTTCCCAGCCATCGACACTGAGGGCCACCTCTGTACCTCCAGCTAC CAGGCGGTGGGCTCGGTGGAGGCAGAGGTGTTTGTGATCGAGCGAGCCGTGCACGCCGGCACGGGCATCTCCACCgtctggcacagcagcttcCTTCCCAGCGG GCGTTTGGCCCGGCTGGTGCAGGTTGGTTGCCCAATGCTGATGCTTCTGCAGGATGAGTCCATCCTCAGTGAGACAG GCAGGGTCAAGCCCCGGACCCCCTTCCCCAAACAGCCCCTGGACTGGGAGGAGGACATCCAGCTCTACTCCTGGTTCCTGGACAGGAAG GAGGAACTGCAAGCGTCCCACAGCACCTACATCCAGCAGCATCCCGAGCTCCAGGCGCTGCTGGCTGACTTCCTCCAtgccctgctcctccagcagccccatgACCCTGTCTCCTTCGCCGTCCAATTCTTCTCCTTCCAGcacccccccgggacccccttCACCTCCAGGGctgccagccccctccccagccccctgcaTGGCCGCCCTCCAGCTGACAGGGAATAA
- the CATIP gene encoding ciliogenesis-associated TTC17-interacting protein isoform X2: MEPPPECRQETPALTDAAAEFLSLIGPEELERCLFAETLEVVAAGGRPGDQTRGQWWVAARWAPYERAGEPVRSCLLVQAGSRGRQDGVPFSSALKAYVSPQLETLEQEEQEQLELRAHPVERRTHMVSHQHGITVTKTLREGQEEMQRRSFSYSKAELQGLLPEGASLLLLRVLACQRAVPPGLVFPAIDTEGHLCTSSYCALGIQQQAVGSVEAEVFVIERAVHAGTGISTVWHSSFLPSGRLARLVQVGCPMLMLLQDESILSETGRVKPRTPFPKQPLDWEEDIQLYSWFLDRKEELQASHSTYIQQHPELQALLADFLHALLLQQPHDPVSFAVQFFSFQHPPGTPFTSRAASPLPSPLHGRPPADRE; the protein is encoded by the exons ATGGAGCCCCCCCCCGAGTGCCGGCAGGAGACCCCCGCCCTCACGGACGCAGCCGCCGAGTTCCTGAGCCTCATCG GGCCGGAGGAGCTGGAGCGCTGCCTGTTCGCCGAGACGCTGGAGGTGGTGGCAGCGGGCGGGCGGCCGGGGGATCAGACGAGAGGCCAGTGGTGGGTGGCAGCCAGGTGGGCACCCTACGAGCGGGCGGGCGAGCCGGTGCGGAGCTGCCTCCTGGTACAAGCCGGCTCCCGCGGCAGGCAGGACGGCGTGCCCTTCTCCAGCGCCCTCAAAG cctaTGTGAGCCCACAGCTGGAGaccctggagcaggaggagcaggagcagctggag ctcagagcACACCCTGTGGAGAGAAGGACCCACATGGTGAGCCACCAGCATGGGATCACTGTCACCAAGACCCTCCGGGAGGGACAG GAAGAGATGCAGCGCCGGAGTTTCTCTTacagcaaggcagagctgcagggactGCTGCCAGAGGGTgccagcctcctgctgctgcgGGTGCTGGCGTGCCAGCGGGCAGTGCCCCCAGGCCTCGTCTTCCCAGCCATCGACACTGAGGGCCACCTCTGTACCTCCAGCTAC TGCGCCCTGGGCATCCAGCAGCAGGCGGTGGGCTCGGTGGAGGCAGAGGTGTTTGTGATCGAGCGAGCCGTGCACGCCGGCACGGGCATCTCCACCgtctggcacagcagcttcCTTCCCAGCGG GCGTTTGGCCCGGCTGGTGCAGGTTGGTTGCCCAATGCTGATGCTTCTGCAGGATGAGTCCATCCTCAGTGAGACAG GCAGGGTCAAGCCCCGGACCCCCTTCCCCAAACAGCCCCTGGACTGGGAGGAGGACATCCAGCTCTACTCCTGGTTCCTGGACAGGAAG GAGGAACTGCAAGCGTCCCACAGCACCTACATCCAGCAGCATCCCGAGCTCCAGGCGCTGCTGGCTGACTTCCTCCAtgccctgctcctccagcagccccatgACCCTGTCTCCTTCGCCGTCCAATTCTTCTCCTTCCAGcacccccccgggacccccttCACCTCCAGGGctgccagccccctccccagccccctgcaTGGCCGCCCTCCAGCTGACAGGGAATAA
- the CATIP gene encoding ciliogenesis-associated TTC17-interacting protein isoform X1, whose product MEPPPECRQETPALTDAAAEFLSLIGPEELERCLFAETLEVVAAGGRPGDQTRGQWWVAARWAPYERAGEPVRSCLLVQAGSRGRQDGVPFSSALKAYVSPQLETLEQEEQEQLEVTGVVMLRAHPVERRTHMVSHQHGITVTKTLREGQEEMQRRSFSYSKAELQGLLPEGASLLLLRVLACQRAVPPGLVFPAIDTEGHLCTSSYCALGIQQQAVGSVEAEVFVIERAVHAGTGISTVWHSSFLPSGRLARLVQVGCPMLMLLQDESILSETGRVKPRTPFPKQPLDWEEDIQLYSWFLDRKEELQASHSTYIQQHPELQALLADFLHALLLQQPHDPVSFAVQFFSFQHPPGTPFTSRAASPLPSPLHGRPPADRE is encoded by the exons ATGGAGCCCCCCCCCGAGTGCCGGCAGGAGACCCCCGCCCTCACGGACGCAGCCGCCGAGTTCCTGAGCCTCATCG GGCCGGAGGAGCTGGAGCGCTGCCTGTTCGCCGAGACGCTGGAGGTGGTGGCAGCGGGCGGGCGGCCGGGGGATCAGACGAGAGGCCAGTGGTGGGTGGCAGCCAGGTGGGCACCCTACGAGCGGGCGGGCGAGCCGGTGCGGAGCTGCCTCCTGGTACAAGCCGGCTCCCGCGGCAGGCAGGACGGCGTGCCCTTCTCCAGCGCCCTCAAAG cctaTGTGAGCCCACAGCTGGAGaccctggagcaggaggagcaggagcagctggaggtgaCTGGTGTGGTGATG ctcagagcACACCCTGTGGAGAGAAGGACCCACATGGTGAGCCACCAGCATGGGATCACTGTCACCAAGACCCTCCGGGAGGGACAG GAAGAGATGCAGCGCCGGAGTTTCTCTTacagcaaggcagagctgcagggactGCTGCCAGAGGGTgccagcctcctgctgctgcgGGTGCTGGCGTGCCAGCGGGCAGTGCCCCCAGGCCTCGTCTTCCCAGCCATCGACACTGAGGGCCACCTCTGTACCTCCAGCTAC TGCGCCCTGGGCATCCAGCAGCAGGCGGTGGGCTCGGTGGAGGCAGAGGTGTTTGTGATCGAGCGAGCCGTGCACGCCGGCACGGGCATCTCCACCgtctggcacagcagcttcCTTCCCAGCGG GCGTTTGGCCCGGCTGGTGCAGGTTGGTTGCCCAATGCTGATGCTTCTGCAGGATGAGTCCATCCTCAGTGAGACAG GCAGGGTCAAGCCCCGGACCCCCTTCCCCAAACAGCCCCTGGACTGGGAGGAGGACATCCAGCTCTACTCCTGGTTCCTGGACAGGAAG GAGGAACTGCAAGCGTCCCACAGCACCTACATCCAGCAGCATCCCGAGCTCCAGGCGCTGCTGGCTGACTTCCTCCAtgccctgctcctccagcagccccatgACCCTGTCTCCTTCGCCGTCCAATTCTTCTCCTTCCAGcacccccccgggacccccttCACCTCCAGGGctgccagccccctccccagccccctgcaTGGCCGCCCTCCAGCTGACAGGGAATAA
- the CATIP gene encoding ciliogenesis-associated TTC17-interacting protein isoform X4, with amino-acid sequence MEPPPECRQETPALTDAAAEFLSLIGPEELERCLFAETLEVVAAGGRPGDQTRGQWWVAARWAPYERAGEPVRSCLLVQAGSRGRQDGVPFSSALKAYVSPQLETLEQEEQEQLEVTGVVMLRAHPVERRTHMVSHQHGITVTKTLREGQEEMQRRSFSYSKAELQGLLPEGASLLLLRVLACQRAVPPGLVFPAIDTEGHLCTSSYCALGIQQQAVGSVEAEVFVIERAVHAGTGISTVWHSSFLPSGRLARLVQVGCPMLMLLQDESILSETAPGLGGGHPALLLVPGQEGGTASVPQHLHPAASRAPGAAG; translated from the exons ATGGAGCCCCCCCCCGAGTGCCGGCAGGAGACCCCCGCCCTCACGGACGCAGCCGCCGAGTTCCTGAGCCTCATCG GGCCGGAGGAGCTGGAGCGCTGCCTGTTCGCCGAGACGCTGGAGGTGGTGGCAGCGGGCGGGCGGCCGGGGGATCAGACGAGAGGCCAGTGGTGGGTGGCAGCCAGGTGGGCACCCTACGAGCGGGCGGGCGAGCCGGTGCGGAGCTGCCTCCTGGTACAAGCCGGCTCCCGCGGCAGGCAGGACGGCGTGCCCTTCTCCAGCGCCCTCAAAG cctaTGTGAGCCCACAGCTGGAGaccctggagcaggaggagcaggagcagctggaggtgaCTGGTGTGGTGATG ctcagagcACACCCTGTGGAGAGAAGGACCCACATGGTGAGCCACCAGCATGGGATCACTGTCACCAAGACCCTCCGGGAGGGACAG GAAGAGATGCAGCGCCGGAGTTTCTCTTacagcaaggcagagctgcagggactGCTGCCAGAGGGTgccagcctcctgctgctgcgGGTGCTGGCGTGCCAGCGGGCAGTGCCCCCAGGCCTCGTCTTCCCAGCCATCGACACTGAGGGCCACCTCTGTACCTCCAGCTAC TGCGCCCTGGGCATCCAGCAGCAGGCGGTGGGCTCGGTGGAGGCAGAGGTGTTTGTGATCGAGCGAGCCGTGCACGCCGGCACGGGCATCTCCACCgtctggcacagcagcttcCTTCCCAGCGG GCGTTTGGCCCGGCTGGTGCAGGTTGGTTGCCCAATGCTGATGCTTCTGCAGGATGAGTCCATCCTCAGTGAGACAG CCCCTGGACTGGGAGGAGGACATCCAGCTCTACTCCTGGTTCCTGGACAGGAAG GAGGAACTGCAAGCGTCCCACAGCACCTACATCCAGCAGCATCCCGAGCTCCAGGCGCTGCTGGCTGA